Proteins found in one Cataglyphis hispanica isolate Lineage 1 chromosome 15, ULB_Chis1_1.0, whole genome shotgun sequence genomic segment:
- the LOC126855000 gene encoding coenzyme Q-binding protein COQ10, mitochondrial isoform X2, producing the protein MYRTRASYKTKEYEGRKLVGFSMEKMYYVVADVGSYKDFIPFCKKSEITFKNEDFLKANLVIGFPPINESYSSKVTMIYPRVVKAECRDGRLFDHLNTLWLFSPGLKNNPETCVIDFSLSFEFKSAIYSHLSNLFFNEIVRQMENAFLEEAERRYGQPCLRTVKLQR; encoded by the exons ATGTACAGAACACGAGCAAGTTATAAAACCAAAGAATACGAAGGTCGCAAATTAGTAGG attttcaaTGGAGAAAATGTATTATGTGGTTGCTGATGTAGGAAGTTATAAGGATTTTATACCCTTTTGCAAGAAATCTGAAATTACTTTCAAAAATGAAGACTTTCTAAAGGCCAATTTAGTAATAGGATTCCCACCTATAAATGAAAGCTATAGTTCAAAGGTGACTATGATATACCCAAGAGTAGTTAAAGCAGAATGTAGAGACGGCAGATTGTTCGATCACTTGAATACTCTGTGGCTTTTTAGTCCTGGACTGAAAAACAATCCTGAAACATGTGTAATTGATTTCTCCTTGTCCTTTGAATTTAAATCTGCCATTTATTCTCATTTAtcaaatctatttttcaatGAGATTGTAAGACAGATGGAGAATGCTTTTCTTGAGGAAGCTGAAAGAAGGTATGGCCAGCCATGTTTAAGGACAG
- the LOC126854995 gene encoding sulfhydryl oxidase 2 isoform X2, which yields MHYPMLKYFSVNAHPPSLGLVIEKGDNIDSVRHNLINRLETEQQEGRGSTWPNITPYRNVEITDIWRTTSNNVKYFFFIFENTDSDLGTEVILDLHRISSLQIRRVTSDNELLCVMNKVTKFPTLIAFGRNESQRVVNVRVSSRQGVRRAIKDYVIAKGVNIDETIGTTVSHDMAQNVENAHQTTIGTIVKSREEQEEEQHSSKKTDDYLYQLDLENALRYSMNNEISLTKSIDGEKMEALRKYLAVLAAYFPLRRGNTYLEVIRDVIKSRTSITGEEFSQLAKTTEEEMSPVFSGLHHQWIGCKGSANSYRGYPCGLWTMFHMLTVNFALEPSKVPQADFSQDPVAVLRAMYGYIETFFGCADCAAHFVEMAGKNRIFDTRSRDEAVLWLWRAHNEVNARLSGDATEDPEHKKIQYPAAEHCSACRFLNGSWNEKEVLQYLRTKYSYSSIKYDGISDYDSDVGTINVGNGSKVRLERLAKEKHTTAFGWDLNIFDISICVVLYITSAAILILVCIKFAVKRTKKKSYINLLPKV from the exons ATGCATTATCCaatgctaaaatatttttccgtgAATGCGCATCCACCATCTTTAGGTCTAGTGATAGAAAAAGGAGACAACATCGATTCGGTGAGGCATAACTTGATTAATAGACTCGAGACGGAACAACAGGAAGGACGAGGATCCACATGGCCTAACATTACACCATATAG GAATGTTGAAATAACAGACATATGGAGAACAACATCCAATAATGtaaagtatttcttttttatttttgaaaatacggATTCCGACTTGGGCACGGAGGTTATTCTTGATTTGCATAGAATCAGCAGCTTGCAAATACGCAGGGTGACCTCCGATAATGAACTGTTATGCGTGATGAACAAGGTTACCAAATTTCCGACTTTGATAGCCTTTGGGCGCAATGAGTCACAGAGGGTTGTTAATGTGAGAGTATCATCGAGACAGGGAGTGCGACGCGCTATTAAGGATTACGTAATTGCTAAAGGAGTTAACATCGATGAGACGATAGGTACGACAGTATCCCACGATATGGCACAGAATGTCGAGAATGCACATCAAACAACAATTGGGACGATTGTCAAGTCTCGCGAAGAGCAGGAAGAGGAACAACATTCATCGAAAAAGACTGACGATTATTTATACCAACTAGATTTGGAAAATGCATTGCGTTATTCGATGAACAACGAGATATCCCTAACTAAATCGATAGACGGCGAGAAAATGGAAGCCTTACGAAAATATCTTGCAGTGCTGGCGGCGTATTTTCCTCTACGGCGTGGTAACACATATTTAGAGGTGATACGCGACGTCATCAAGAGCAGGACGTCCATAACCGGCGAAGAATTCAGCCAGCTAGCAAAGACAACAGAAGAAGAGATGTCGCCGGTGTTCTCGGGATTGCATCATCAGTGGATAGGATGCAAGGGTAGCGCAAATTCATATCGGGGATATCCTTGCGGATTGTGGACCATGTTTCATATGTTAACTGTGAACTTTGCTCTAGAACCGAGCAAGGTTCCTCAGGCAGATTTCTCGCAAGATCCTGTGGCAGTGTTGCGAGCGATGTATGGCTATATCGAAACGTTCTTCGGATGCGCCGACTGCGCCGCACATTTCGTGGAAATGGCCGGCAAGAATAGGATATTTGACACGCGCAGCAGAGACGAAGCCGTACTCTGGCTGTGGCGAGCGCATAATGAAGTGAACGCTCGATTGTCGGGTGACGCTACGGAGGATCCCGAgcacaaaaaaatacaatatcccGCAGCAGAGCATTGCTCGGCGTGCAGATTCCTTAATGGCAGCTGGAACGAGAAAGAAGTTCTACAATATTTGAGAACTAAGTACAGTTATAGCAGCATCAAATATGATGGGATTAGCGACTATGATAGCGATGTCGGCACGATCAACGTCGGCAATGGTTCGAAAGTTAGATTGGAGAGACTTGCCAAGGAGAAACACACCACTGCTTTTGGCTGGGATTTGAATATATTCGACATCAGCATCTGTGTAGTGCTATATATTACTTCAGCAGCGATACTCATATTAGTATGCATTAAGTTTGCTGTTAAGAGAACTAAAAAAAAGAGCTACATCAATCTCTTGCCCAAAGTATGA
- the LOC126854995 gene encoding sulfhydryl oxidase 2 isoform X1, translated as MELDIKRIVLKLWLLNVLMTTSISAAVPLRDHYQSLIGGQGLYNSSDDVVILNATNFKTNVYGSTKSWLVEFYNSWCGFCYRFAPTWKALASDILSWNDIVVVAAIDCADDDNNPICREYEIMHYPMLKYFSVNAHPPSLGLVIEKGDNIDSVRHNLINRLETEQQEGRGSTWPNITPYRNVEITDIWRTTSNNVKYFFFIFENTDSDLGTEVILDLHRISSLQIRRVTSDNELLCVMNKVTKFPTLIAFGRNESQRVVNVRVSSRQGVRRAIKDYVIAKGVNIDETIGTTVSHDMAQNVENAHQTTIGTIVKSREEQEEEQHSSKKTDDYLYQLDLENALRYSMNNEISLTKSIDGEKMEALRKYLAVLAAYFPLRRGNTYLEVIRDVIKSRTSITGEEFSQLAKTTEEEMSPVFSGLHHQWIGCKGSANSYRGYPCGLWTMFHMLTVNFALEPSKVPQADFSQDPVAVLRAMYGYIETFFGCADCAAHFVEMAGKNRIFDTRSRDEAVLWLWRAHNEVNARLSGDATEDPEHKKIQYPAAEHCSACRFLNGSWNEKEVLQYLRTKYSYSSIKYDGISDYDSDVGTINVGNGSKVRLERLAKEKHTTAFGWDLNIFDISICVVLYITSAAILILVCIKFAVKRTKKKSYINLLPKV; from the exons atggAGCTAGACATAAAAAGGATTGTATTGAAATTATGGCTACTGAATGTTTTGATGACAACCTCCATCAGCGCAGCAGTACCTCTTAGGGATCATTATCAAAGTCTGATAGGTGGTCAAGGCTTGTATAATTCCAGCGATGATGTAGTGATTCTTAATGCCACAAACTTCAAAACGAATGTTTATGGCAGCACCAAGAGTTGGCTAGTTGAGTTTTACAACAGTTGGTGTGGCTTTTGTTATAGATTCGCGCCGACTTGGAAAGCTTTGGCAAGCGATATTCTTT CTTGGAACGATATCGTCGTAGTTGCGGCAATAGATTGCGCCGACGATGACAACAATCCAATCTGTCGCGAATACGAGATCATGCATTATCCaatgctaaaatatttttccgtgAATGCGCATCCACCATCTTTAGGTCTAGTGATAGAAAAAGGAGACAACATCGATTCGGTGAGGCATAACTTGATTAATAGACTCGAGACGGAACAACAGGAAGGACGAGGATCCACATGGCCTAACATTACACCATATAG GAATGTTGAAATAACAGACATATGGAGAACAACATCCAATAATGtaaagtatttcttttttatttttgaaaatacggATTCCGACTTGGGCACGGAGGTTATTCTTGATTTGCATAGAATCAGCAGCTTGCAAATACGCAGGGTGACCTCCGATAATGAACTGTTATGCGTGATGAACAAGGTTACCAAATTTCCGACTTTGATAGCCTTTGGGCGCAATGAGTCACAGAGGGTTGTTAATGTGAGAGTATCATCGAGACAGGGAGTGCGACGCGCTATTAAGGATTACGTAATTGCTAAAGGAGTTAACATCGATGAGACGATAGGTACGACAGTATCCCACGATATGGCACAGAATGTCGAGAATGCACATCAAACAACAATTGGGACGATTGTCAAGTCTCGCGAAGAGCAGGAAGAGGAACAACATTCATCGAAAAAGACTGACGATTATTTATACCAACTAGATTTGGAAAATGCATTGCGTTATTCGATGAACAACGAGATATCCCTAACTAAATCGATAGACGGCGAGAAAATGGAAGCCTTACGAAAATATCTTGCAGTGCTGGCGGCGTATTTTCCTCTACGGCGTGGTAACACATATTTAGAGGTGATACGCGACGTCATCAAGAGCAGGACGTCCATAACCGGCGAAGAATTCAGCCAGCTAGCAAAGACAACAGAAGAAGAGATGTCGCCGGTGTTCTCGGGATTGCATCATCAGTGGATAGGATGCAAGGGTAGCGCAAATTCATATCGGGGATATCCTTGCGGATTGTGGACCATGTTTCATATGTTAACTGTGAACTTTGCTCTAGAACCGAGCAAGGTTCCTCAGGCAGATTTCTCGCAAGATCCTGTGGCAGTGTTGCGAGCGATGTATGGCTATATCGAAACGTTCTTCGGATGCGCCGACTGCGCCGCACATTTCGTGGAAATGGCCGGCAAGAATAGGATATTTGACACGCGCAGCAGAGACGAAGCCGTACTCTGGCTGTGGCGAGCGCATAATGAAGTGAACGCTCGATTGTCGGGTGACGCTACGGAGGATCCCGAgcacaaaaaaatacaatatcccGCAGCAGAGCATTGCTCGGCGTGCAGATTCCTTAATGGCAGCTGGAACGAGAAAGAAGTTCTACAATATTTGAGAACTAAGTACAGTTATAGCAGCATCAAATATGATGGGATTAGCGACTATGATAGCGATGTCGGCACGATCAACGTCGGCAATGGTTCGAAAGTTAGATTGGAGAGACTTGCCAAGGAGAAACACACCACTGCTTTTGGCTGGGATTTGAATATATTCGACATCAGCATCTGTGTAGTGCTATATATTACTTCAGCAGCGATACTCATATTAGTATGCATTAAGTTTGCTGTTAAGAGAACTAAAAAAAAGAGCTACATCAATCTCTTGCCCAAAGTATGA
- the LOC126855000 gene encoding coenzyme Q-binding protein COQ10, mitochondrial isoform X1, which yields MCRHAVLLKRLILPWKYDSFKQSLWRMYRTRASYKTKEYEGRKLVGFSMEKMYYVVADVGSYKDFIPFCKKSEITFKNEDFLKANLVIGFPPINESYSSKVTMIYPRVVKAECRDGRLFDHLNTLWLFSPGLKNNPETCVIDFSLSFEFKSAIYSHLSNLFFNEIVRQMENAFLEEAERRYGQPCLRTVKLQR from the exons aTGTGCAG GCATGCAGTTTTACTAAAACGATTGATATTGCCATGGAAATATGATTCTTTCAAGCAGAGCTTGTGGCGAATGTACAGAACACGAGCAAGTTATAAAACCAAAGAATACGAAGGTCGCAAATTAGTAGG attttcaaTGGAGAAAATGTATTATGTGGTTGCTGATGTAGGAAGTTATAAGGATTTTATACCCTTTTGCAAGAAATCTGAAATTACTTTCAAAAATGAAGACTTTCTAAAGGCCAATTTAGTAATAGGATTCCCACCTATAAATGAAAGCTATAGTTCAAAGGTGACTATGATATACCCAAGAGTAGTTAAAGCAGAATGTAGAGACGGCAGATTGTTCGATCACTTGAATACTCTGTGGCTTTTTAGTCCTGGACTGAAAAACAATCCTGAAACATGTGTAATTGATTTCTCCTTGTCCTTTGAATTTAAATCTGCCATTTATTCTCATTTAtcaaatctatttttcaatGAGATTGTAAGACAGATGGAGAATGCTTTTCTTGAGGAAGCTGAAAGAAGGTATGGCCAGCCATGTTTAAGGACAG